The genomic window GTAATATATCAATTACACATCTCAAGATTTTTATTCCAACAGATGGTTAGTTAACAATAAACAGAATTATATCTATcaacagattttattttatccaTCCATAGTAATTCATTTGTTTTCGTTTTCCATCTGCAAGTTTGATAAGTGAAATGAGAACAAACAAGGGGGTTACCGTTTCTCCTGAGCTGCTCCAGTTGTTCCTCAGTGTTCTTCAGTTGTTTCTCATTGTCTTCCAGTTTGTTCTTCAGTGAATTCACAGTGGATTTCAGCTCTGCCGTCTCAGAGAAGATCGCTGTGAAAAAGTGTTGCTGACACTCACTAGGAGTCAAAACAGCACCTTTTTGTTCCACATTCAAACGCTCAGCCTGCACTGCCTTCTCTTCCTGCTGGACCTGTTGTGGCCAGTCTGCAGTGTCCTAAGATGATTCTGTTCTCTTCTCAAAAAAGCTCTCAGAGTCAGAAGTTCCAGGTCTTCAAAAGATATTCTTTATTGCCAGGCAACAAAGTGAGATGTCAGCTTCTCATCAGGCATCACATCTGATCTAAACAGCGTTAATCAGCTCGTTTTATATGTTTCTCTTATTGTTACAGATCCAATTAGTATTCCTCTAGTTATCTTTTTCTTTTAACTCCACCCTGGCGTTTTGCCACTGTTATCTATGAATACTCCTCAGCTTTGATTTTAATGGTGGCGGATCGCCAGccactatattttttaaaaacatgttttaatggtTTCTTTGGTGCCTTCCACGGCTTGCTACTATAattgctatatttttaaaacatgctTTAATGGCTTCTTTGGTGCCTTCCACAGCTTGCTACTGTAATTTGCTTTGAATACACTTATATCTCATTTACGCTTGATGCTCTTAGTGCAGAAAACCCGGTACTTTCCAGTGCTTTTCATGCAAGTTATTCTCTACTGGTAATACGTTAATAATCAATAAATTTTCCCAACACATCCCCCCTTTGGGGCTCTCTTTATCCCCACTTCTATGCCCTTATCCCAGAGCATGTCCTCATAGGTCAGCCCGTTTCCTTCTTCTTTCTTAGTGACCAAGAATAGTCACCCATCTTTTTCTACCAAGTGACTTTCCCATGGGGACACACTCCAGAGGAGAATGAGACCAAACATCTCCCCCCTTTGTTTGCCTAGAGAGGAGTAAAAGATCCCATCTCCCTACCTAAAACCTTCTTTTAGGGGGATACTTCTTCACATTTTAATTGATTCACAAGCTTTGGTTATATCAGTAGATCAATGCACTTCAGTGATTACATCATACAGTAATAGAATAATGGCAGTAGTAAAatgcacatatatatgtatatatggtCCCACGATGCCAGAGGAACTCTCAGGCGCTTCCGGTGGCCTGGAGCGCTATCTGGGCTGCTCCACCGTTGCCAGAGATACCTGGACCTGCCTAGGGTACTATCTGGAGTTGGGACTGACAGCGGGTTTTTAAACCACCAGTAGAGTCAGCCCTTGCTGCTAAGCACTGAGGTGCTCGTCGATCCTTCCTCCAGTCACCAATAGGATTCTCAATGGATAAGTGAGTGCACATTACATTCAAAAGTGAGCTTTCATTGGTtaaataagaataataaaaatagtaaaaaggCCTTCATATTCTTTTCCCTGTAATCGGGTTGCATCATCCCTCGGTCAACCAAGCGccactttttttgtatttttttctacgCTTGGCTTTGTGCCGGATGATGGCCTGCTTCTGACCCTCATTCGTTCCCTCTCATTCTTAAagtgatttttaataatatgcaggtatttttataataatggaaaaacaaaaatgaaaataaaaatcgGAAGGGGGTTTatgccaaaataacaaacaaaacatccaCTTACTAACTGCCTACTCTACCCATTGTCTAAAATGCTTACTTGAGTTTTTGCCCCAAAAGAAAATACATGTTCTTGCCTACCTCCCTCTCTATCAAAAACAGCATTAAATTCAgggtcaaaaataaaaaagtggcACCCCTTCCATTTTTCCCAGTTAAGGGTTTCTTTACGGGAATTCGTCCAGCTCATCGAGACCTGGACCTATTGGATACACTCCAGTTGTCGTGGTGCATCCAATGTCAACCCCAGATTgttttacagacacattcaccATCTGCTTGGCTGCTGCACCCGCCATCATTGATCTGAGAAAAGGtaacacacaacaaaacaacagcacaaaaatTCCAAGAGCAACTGCTATTATTACTCCCACCTTTACCAGCCATTCTTTCCATGAGCCAAAAAGAGAGTCAAACCACTCTCCAATTTTTCTGTCTCTTCCAGCATTTTCAGTGACTTCTGTCCTCAGATTCTTTAGCTTCTTCATGGCTTTGGTAAAGGATCCATCAGGTGCTGTATTGTTTGGGATAAAGGTACAACAGTCAATTCCAAACATCACGCAAACCCCGCCTTTTTCCGCGAGTAACCAATTTAGCGCTTGCCTGTTCTGCCAGGTCATTTTACTGGTGTATTTCAATTGTTCTCCCAGAGCCATCAGAGCATCATctgtataattaataaatctTTGCTGATTATAGTAAATGTAGTTAATCCATTCAGCATTCTTATTTGGGGTTATCCAAACAAATATAGACTCAAATCCTGATTTCACTTCATCTCTTGCCTTGAATTCATGTGGTATGCCTCTAGGCTGGCCTATTGCGTCTATTATCACATTAGGATCTGGTTTGTATGCTCTTTTGGCTCTATGTCCGGGAGTTACATGCTGGCTTGGTGTTTCATCATCTGGGTCCCAATCAATCATGGTTACTTCTTGAGCTAGTCTTACTCTAGCACATATCCCTTTCCACCCTTTGGTAAGGTGGCTCTTAGTCGTTTGCCTCCACATATCCAAAAATGATCAGCAATTGCTTCATCTATTGCTTCAAATTGATCTATTATTGGGAAGGCTAGTGTGGCATTTTCACAAGCTTCTTTAGTTGTAATAACTGTCATGTTAATATTTACAGTAGCTGTAGCATATATTCTACTAAATGCTTTATGTACATTTGGATTTTCATACATGTCCCCATCTAAGTGCCAAATTATTCCACACTGTCCTTGAAAGTTTCCATAATCTACATCCCCTTTTGACTTGTTGAAGCATTCATATATTAAGGTTCGATCAAAGACATAGTTACTGGGAGTTTCTCTTCGCCTTAGGTCAATTCTTACATCTAATTTTCTACATTCATCTCCCCAATATTCTTGCTCATAGTACCTGTGATAGTATTTATTTCCCAGTAATGCCAGACACTCTGCAGGGCAATAAGGAGCAACTCGCCCTGATATATTTACACAGTGATTTGAGTAAAATCTGGCACAATGAGCAAAGCTATATTCGTCAGGCACCACTGTTAACTTTTTCAAGGAGATGGCGAGCACAACAAACAAGTCTCTCTCTTTGATTGTTTGGCAGTATATTCTGCCCACTTGTACCATTCATTCAGTTGGATCACTTCCGATGAATTCCTCAAGGTCTTGAAGATTGAGGGTGGGAAAGTCTCCTGTGATGTTGAGGCCTGGGAGGTAACTGGCTGGGGATCCGCTGTCTGCAGTGGGTAGGTCAATACCTTGGAGTTCGGTGAGGAATCCATTTGGCTGAGGTTGTTCACTGGTGGAGGGTCCTGCTTCAGGAGATTGGTCACCTGACGGCTCTGGATCAGTGGCAGCTGATTCAGCAGGTACATCAGCAGCAGGGTCAATGTCAAGACCCTCCTCCCCAGTTTCACCTGCTTGTGGGGCGTCATCCTGTCCCCGCATCTCATCTCGTGTCTCAGGTTGCTCAGCTTCCCTAGAAGAAGGTTCAGCAACAACATTACTAGGTCCCTCACCTGGATCCCCTGGCCCCTCCCCTTCTTGGGCATCTTGGTCTGCATCTTCTTCTGCATCCTCTGCCTCTTCTTCTCTCCGTCTCAGCCTTGGCACCCTAGTACAATGATTTAAATGATACCAAGTCGTTTTTCCTTCTACTTGGACTGCAGGTTGCTCTTACTACAGTATAAGGTCCTTCTCGCCTTGGCTCATTCCATCTCCTCCTAAAAACTCTCAAATAGACCTGATCTCCAGGAAGCACTGGACAGGGTGCCTCTTCCTCCTCTCTTGGCCCCCTGTTTTGCTCCTGAGTATGTATGGCTTCATGTATGGAAGTCAATTGTCTCATATAGGCCCTTATTTCAGTCTCAAGTTGTTCTAGGGGCGGTCCTTCATACGGGCCTCTCAAATGGGGCGCAGGCATGAGTCTCCCTGTCAACATCTCATGGGGAGTCAGATTTGTCACTCTGTTAGTTTGCATGCGGTAACTCATAAGAGCAAGGGGTAACGCATCTACCCAGTTAAGTTTTGTATCTGCACAAATCTTGTTGAGTTTGGCCTTGAGGGTGCTATTGGCACGTTCAACGATACCCTGAGAGGAAGGGTGGTAGATGCAGCCTAATCTCT from Megalobrama amblycephala isolate DHTTF-2021 linkage group LG17, ASM1881202v1, whole genome shotgun sequence includes these protein-coding regions:
- the LOC125251961 gene encoding uncharacterized protein LOC125251961 produces the protein MIDWDPDDETPSQHVTPGHRAKRAYKPDPNVIIDAIGQPRGIPHEFKARDEVKSGFESIFVWITPNKNAEWINYIYYNQQRFINYTDDALMALGEQLKYTSKMTWQNRSMMAGAAAKQMVNVSVKQSGVDIGCTTTTGVYPIGPGLDELDEFPEGDWPQQVQQEEKAVQAERLNVEQKGAVLTPSECQQHFFTAIFSETAELKSTVNSLKNKLEDNEKQLKNTEEQLEQLRRNDYKVAFAATLGNIGNLGPFNTDITLVYKKVFVNEGGAYNPTTGIFTAPVKGVYFFTISGRHRSNRIMDLSLLKNGQPMLNVINHPLGDRYESTANSFSLTLEKGDHVYVRLRHNTWIFNNENDLTSFVGHLLFLL